One window from the genome of Pseudonocardia hierapolitana encodes:
- a CDS encoding SDR family NAD(P)-dependent oxidoreductase — protein MELTGKVAVVTGAAVGIGRALARRLGAEGCAVVVADVDAENGARTAELIGPTAVFVPVDVRSDGDLSAMVAAAVDRFGGLHVLINNAGGGGHIGPHFPDAPAAVWAAKLELNLTSAMRATQLALAPMRTSGGGAVVNVASVAGVDAEAHRSPEYAAAKAGLIRFTTAAGTWPGARVNGVVPGWIATERAAAELAAMTPAARAAAPIPVPMDEVADVVVELVRDDAAAGRIVVLPDRARG, from the coding sequence ATGGAGCTGACGGGGAAGGTCGCGGTCGTCACGGGCGCAGCGGTGGGGATCGGCCGTGCCCTCGCCAGACGGCTCGGCGCGGAGGGCTGTGCCGTCGTGGTCGCCGACGTCGACGCCGAGAACGGCGCGCGCACGGCGGAGCTGATCGGACCCACGGCGGTGTTCGTGCCGGTCGACGTGCGTTCGGACGGCGACCTGTCGGCGATGGTCGCCGCCGCGGTCGACCGGTTCGGCGGCCTCCACGTTCTGATCAACAACGCAGGGGGCGGCGGGCACATCGGCCCGCACTTCCCCGACGCACCCGCTGCCGTGTGGGCCGCGAAGCTGGAGCTCAACCTGACCAGCGCGATGCGCGCCACCCAGCTCGCGCTGGCGCCGATGCGCACCTCCGGCGGCGGCGCGGTGGTCAACGTCGCCTCCGTCGCCGGCGTCGACGCCGAGGCCCACCGGTCCCCGGAGTACGCCGCGGCGAAAGCCGGCCTGATCCGGTTCACCACCGCCGCGGGCACGTGGCCGGGTGCCCGGGTGAACGGCGTGGTGCCGGGCTGGATCGCGACGGAGCGCGCCGCCGCGGAACTCGCCGCGATGACCCCGGCAGCGCGGGCCGCGGCGCCGATCCCCGTGCCGATGGACGAGGTGGCCGACGTCGTCGTGGAGCTCGTGCGTGACGACGCCGCGGCCGGCCGGATCGTGGTGCTCCCGGACCGCGCTCGGGGCTGA
- a CDS encoding maleylpyruvate isomerase family mycothiol-dependent enzyme: MTLMHLARAERADLLEFLSGLTPQQWDAPTLCEGWRVRDVVAHMISYEVLRGREIFRRLARGRFRLARTNALGVAEMREAGPDELLALLEQRLEPSGLTTGFGCRVALLDAVIHQQDVRRPLGAPRTIPPERLLPALSFARFAPPIGAFWRARGLRLVATDLGWSSGRGPEVHGPGEALLMAIAGRRGVVEELTGPGQPTLAARTA; the protein is encoded by the coding sequence ATGACCTTGATGCACCTCGCGCGCGCCGAGCGGGCCGACCTCCTCGAATTCCTCAGCGGCCTGACCCCGCAGCAGTGGGACGCGCCCACGCTGTGCGAGGGCTGGCGGGTTCGCGACGTGGTCGCCCACATGATCAGCTACGAGGTACTGCGCGGGCGGGAGATCTTCCGCCGGCTCGCCCGGGGTCGGTTCCGACTCGCGCGGACCAACGCCCTCGGCGTGGCCGAGATGCGCGAGGCCGGCCCGGACGAACTGCTCGCCCTGCTGGAACAGCGCCTGGAACCGAGCGGCCTCACCACCGGCTTCGGTTGCCGCGTCGCGCTGCTCGACGCGGTGATCCACCAGCAGGACGTCCGCCGCCCCCTCGGCGCCCCGCGCACCATCCCGCCGGAGCGGCTGCTCCCCGCCCTTTCGTTCGCCCGCTTCGCCCCACCGATCGGGGCGTTCTGGCGTGCCCGCGGGCTGCGGCTGGTCGCGACGGATCTCGGCTGGTCGTCCGGACGCGGACCCGAGGTGCACGGACCGGGCGAGGCCTTGCTGATGGCGATCGCAGGCCGGCGCGGCGTCGTCGAGGAGCTCACCGGCCCCGGTCAACCCACGCTCGCCGCCCGCACCGCGTGA
- a CDS encoding glycerol-3-phosphate dehydrogenase/oxidase, with translation MTGDLSPAGREAALAAAKAGGFDVAVVGGGVTGAGVALDAAARGLSVVLLEAGDLASGTSSRSGKTVHGGLRYLEQLNFALVAEALHERDLMVRTLAPHLVTPEPFLFPLTKRWERPYIGAGVLLYDLMAAAGRTGGRGGVPHHRHLTRRGALREAPGLDPRVVTGALQYYDGRMDDARHTLAVARTAARHGAVVLSHAPVVGVLRDGPRVAGVSVEDTQTGSRFDITASMIVNAAGVWAAEIQAMAGPPTFAVRPAKGVHLLVERGAFDSRTGILARAEDSVIILRKWFGHWLLGTTDTAYDGDRRAPTVEREDVDYLLRNVNRYLARPLSRDDVLGTFAGLRPLLAPVARDAATTSALSRDHTVIEEPAGMVTVVGGKYTTYRRMARDAVDAAGRVLGGGLPPSPTANLPLVGAAGWQAVSNRVARLAADHGVPEDHVRRMLHRYGDELPDVLAPIRTDPALGRPLPGADGYLPVEFQRAVSHEGALTLVDVLHRRTHLAIERTDAGLPAASAVAALLAPLLGWDDDRQAREVAAYRAEVERDRAGLATAPSSGGANGMIAGS, from the coding sequence ATGACCGGCGACCTCTCCCCCGCCGGCCGGGAGGCCGCGCTCGCCGCGGCGAAGGCGGGAGGCTTCGACGTCGCGGTGGTCGGCGGCGGCGTCACCGGTGCCGGGGTCGCCCTCGACGCGGCCGCGCGCGGCCTGTCGGTCGTGCTGCTCGAGGCCGGTGACCTGGCGTCGGGCACGTCGTCCCGGTCGGGCAAGACCGTGCACGGCGGGCTGCGCTACCTCGAGCAGCTCAACTTCGCGCTCGTCGCGGAGGCGTTGCACGAGCGCGACCTGATGGTCCGCACCCTCGCGCCGCACCTCGTCACGCCCGAGCCGTTCCTGTTCCCGCTGACGAAGCGGTGGGAGCGGCCCTACATCGGTGCCGGCGTGCTGCTCTACGACCTGATGGCGGCCGCCGGACGCACCGGAGGACGCGGTGGCGTGCCGCACCACCGCCATCTGACCCGGCGCGGCGCGCTGCGCGAGGCGCCCGGCCTCGACCCGCGGGTCGTCACCGGGGCGCTGCAGTACTACGACGGCCGCATGGACGACGCCCGGCACACGCTCGCCGTCGCCCGCACCGCCGCGAGGCACGGCGCGGTGGTGCTCAGCCACGCGCCCGTCGTGGGCGTGCTGCGCGACGGCCCCCGGGTCGCCGGTGTCTCGGTCGAGGACACCCAGACCGGTAGCCGGTTCGACATCACGGCATCGATGATCGTCAACGCGGCCGGGGTGTGGGCGGCCGAGATCCAGGCGATGGCCGGCCCGCCGACGTTCGCGGTGCGACCGGCCAAGGGCGTGCACCTGCTGGTGGAGCGGGGCGCGTTCGACTCGCGGACGGGCATCCTCGCCCGCGCCGAGGACTCGGTGATCATCCTGCGGAAGTGGTTCGGGCACTGGCTGCTCGGCACCACCGACACCGCGTACGACGGGGACCGCCGCGCGCCGACCGTCGAGCGGGAGGACGTCGACTACCTGCTGCGCAACGTCAACCGGTACCTCGCCCGCCCGCTCTCCCGCGACGACGTGCTCGGCACGTTCGCCGGGCTGCGCCCGCTCCTCGCGCCGGTCGCGCGCGATGCCGCCACGACGTCGGCGCTCTCCCGCGACCACACCGTGATCGAGGAACCGGCAGGGATGGTCACGGTCGTCGGGGGCAAGTACACGACGTACCGGCGGATGGCGCGCGACGCCGTCGACGCCGCCGGGCGGGTCCTCGGTGGCGGCCTTCCCCCCTCCCCGACCGCGAACCTCCCGCTCGTCGGTGCCGCCGGGTGGCAGGCCGTGAGCAACCGGGTGGCGCGGCTCGCCGCGGACCACGGCGTGCCCGAGGACCACGTCCGCCGGATGCTGCACCGCTACGGCGACGAGCTGCCGGACGTCCTCGCGCCGATCCGCACCGACCCCGCGCTGGGCCGCCCGCTCCCCGGGGCCGACGGCTACCTGCCGGTGGAGTTCCAGCGGGCCGTCTCGCACGAGGGCGCGCTCACGCTCGTCGACGTGCTGCACCGCCGCACCCACCTGGCGATCGAACGCACGGACGCCGGGCTGCCCGCGGCCTCGGCCGTCGCCGCGCTGCTCGCCCCGCTGCTCGGCTGGGACGACGACCGGCAGGCCCGTGAGGTGGCCGCCTACCGGGCGGAGGTGGAGCGCGACCGGGCGGGCCTGGCGACCGCGCCGTCGAGCGGTGGAGCGAACGGCATGATCGCCGGCTCCTAG
- a CDS encoding tyrosinase family protein, with protein MPTMSELQERSNALFTDRLSGRAATFDATAPPRFHWFDPDDAADAVALTAQMAIASARSDSVEGGLESALDLAESRTDLPPQLVAQAMAMFVTHHRPARRLVKPRTVRAVPQLFAPSRGAGTADEPRTPTPEDVLDYWREDPFANEHHEHWHQVYPFAGLVPADWLVWADTADRAGLAALLGAMDATHDWPTFLVSATPEEIRDTFFDLVNAQPDFAAVLRGLSPIAYRTLFRLNDRQGELFLYMHSQMLARYDAERLSLGRSRVEAFGPSNWAAPIPESYDPGPDLPDFTPRGPNEKLPQRDIDLLTTWHAALAAAIGSGDLVRPTGPARAVDSDRLGEATEAAAARLTGLDRATYPGIHNFGHNMLGALPDDQGEGVMISTVVAIRDPIFWRWHKYVDQINTAWQDTQSAYDMSDTPPVVVRDRLAGPPQPWVSPDLVLVSTAGLAEGADPTALLSSAIGGAVFDSPVAAGPIAGAAGLEAVDELTTRMTDSTLSDGRVITHLTHDPFALVVRVRNAATRPTAITVRSFIAPAAEAGDRTMWMELDKFLVEVPAGGRAVLYRPDAEFSVVKKPAETDPGSVLEGEGDPNDPDYCDCGWPYTLLLPRGRPDGAEYRLAVICTDASRDLVRPSGGCGSMSFCGAVDRYPDTRDMGYPFSRPFADSLAATLLRVQSAAGRSLTIRHVET; from the coding sequence ATGCCCACGATGTCCGAGCTGCAGGAACGCAGCAACGCGCTCTTCACCGACCGCCTCTCCGGACGGGCTGCCACGTTCGACGCGACGGCGCCGCCGCGGTTCCACTGGTTCGACCCGGACGATGCCGCCGATGCGGTGGCACTCACGGCCCAGATGGCGATCGCCAGCGCCCGGTCGGACTCGGTGGAGGGCGGCCTGGAGAGCGCGCTCGACCTGGCGGAGTCGCGCACCGATCTGCCGCCGCAGCTCGTGGCGCAGGCGATGGCGATGTTCGTGACGCACCACAGGCCCGCCCGCCGACTGGTCAAGCCGCGGACGGTCCGCGCGGTCCCGCAGTTGTTCGCCCCGTCCCGCGGTGCCGGCACCGCCGACGAGCCGCGGACCCCGACTCCGGAGGACGTCCTCGACTACTGGCGCGAGGACCCCTTCGCCAACGAGCACCACGAGCACTGGCACCAGGTCTACCCCTTCGCAGGACTGGTGCCGGCCGACTGGCTGGTCTGGGCCGACACGGCGGACCGGGCCGGTCTCGCGGCGCTGCTCGGGGCGATGGACGCCACCCACGACTGGCCGACCTTCCTCGTCTCGGCCACGCCGGAGGAGATCCGGGACACCTTCTTCGACCTCGTCAACGCGCAGCCGGACTTCGCGGCCGTCCTGCGCGGCCTCAGCCCCATCGCCTACCGCACGCTGTTCCGGCTCAACGACCGGCAGGGCGAACTCTTCCTCTACATGCACAGCCAGATGCTCGCCCGGTACGACGCGGAGCGGCTCTCGCTCGGCAGGTCGCGGGTCGAGGCGTTCGGGCCGAGCAACTGGGCCGCCCCCATCCCGGAGAGCTACGACCCCGGACCCGACTTGCCCGACTTCACGCCCCGCGGGCCGAACGAGAAGCTCCCCCAACGCGACATCGACCTGCTGACCACCTGGCACGCCGCCTTGGCCGCCGCCATCGGGTCCGGTGACCTGGTACGGCCCACCGGCCCGGCGCGCGCGGTCGACAGCGACCGTCTCGGAGAGGCCACCGAGGCGGCGGCCGCGCGCCTGACCGGCCTCGACCGGGCCACGTACCCGGGAATCCACAACTTCGGCCACAACATGCTGGGCGCGCTGCCGGACGACCAGGGCGAAGGCGTGATGATCAGCACGGTCGTCGCGATCCGCGACCCGATCTTCTGGCGCTGGCACAAGTACGTCGACCAGATCAATACCGCGTGGCAGGACACCCAGTCGGCCTACGACATGTCGGACACACCGCCCGTCGTCGTGCGTGATCGGCTCGCGGGCCCGCCGCAGCCGTGGGTCAGCCCGGATCTCGTGCTGGTGTCGACGGCCGGCCTCGCGGAGGGCGCCGATCCGACCGCGCTCTTGTCCAGCGCGATCGGGGGTGCGGTGTTCGACTCGCCGGTTGCCGCCGGCCCCATCGCGGGGGCGGCCGGGCTGGAGGCGGTCGACGAGCTGACCACCCGCATGACCGACAGCACCCTGTCCGACGGGCGGGTCATCACGCACCTCACCCACGACCCGTTCGCACTCGTCGTCCGGGTCCGCAACGCCGCTACGCGGCCGACCGCGATCACGGTGCGCTCCTTCATCGCCCCGGCCGCCGAGGCGGGCGACCGGACGATGTGGATGGAGCTCGACAAGTTCCTCGTCGAGGTTCCCGCAGGTGGCCGTGCCGTCCTCTACCGCCCCGACGCGGAGTTCTCCGTCGTGAAGAAGCCGGCCGAGACCGACCCCGGGTCGGTCCTGGAGGGCGAGGGCGACCCGAACGATCCCGACTACTGCGACTGCGGGTGGCCCTACACATTGCTGCTCCCGCGCGGGCGACCTGACGGTGCCGAGTACCGTCTCGCGGTGATCTGCACCGATGCCTCCCGGGACCTCGTACGCCCCTCCGGCGGCTGCGGCTCGATGAGCTTCTGCGGCGCAGTCGACCGGTACCCCGACACCCGCGACATGGGTTACCCCTTCTCGAGGCCGTTCGCCGACTCCCTGGCGGCGACGCTGCTTCGCGTCCAGTCCGCGGCGGGACGGTCTCTCACCATCCGGCACGTCGAGACCTGA
- a CDS encoding zinc-dependent alcohol dehydrogenase → MRAVTWHGKRDVRVDTVPDPTIQAPTDVLVRVTSSGICGSDLHLYEVLGPFLEEGDILGHEPMGVVEEVGSEVNALAPGDRVVIPFNVSCGTCWMCVRGLHSQCETTQVHAHGKGGSLFGYTKLYGQVPGGQAEYLRVPFGDTLPIKVPDGPPDDRFVYLSDVLPTAWQAVEYAAVPNGGSLLVLGLGPIGDMSTRIARHRGTENVIGVDLVPERLERARARGITVLDLTDHGRDLVDHVRELTGGRGADAVIDAVGMEAHGSPIGKLAHQLTGLLPDAVAAKLMETAGADRLNALYSAIELVRRGGTISLSGVYGGMADPLPMLTLFDKQIQLRMGQANVHRWVPEILPLLVEGDPLGVDGFATHHLPLDAAPEAYATFQAKKDGMVKTLLQPAAAGERS, encoded by the coding sequence ATGCGAGCGGTCACCTGGCACGGGAAGCGCGACGTGCGCGTGGACACCGTGCCCGACCCGACGATCCAGGCACCGACCGACGTGCTCGTGCGCGTCACCTCGTCCGGCATCTGCGGCTCCGACCTGCACCTCTACGAGGTGCTCGGCCCGTTCCTCGAGGAGGGGGACATCCTCGGGCACGAGCCGATGGGCGTGGTCGAGGAGGTGGGCAGCGAGGTCAACGCCCTGGCGCCCGGCGACCGGGTCGTCATCCCGTTCAACGTCTCCTGCGGCACGTGCTGGATGTGCGTGCGCGGGTTGCACTCCCAGTGCGAGACCACGCAGGTGCACGCCCACGGGAAGGGCGGGTCGCTGTTCGGCTACACGAAGCTCTACGGCCAGGTGCCCGGGGGCCAGGCCGAGTACCTGCGCGTCCCGTTCGGGGACACGCTGCCGATCAAGGTCCCGGACGGCCCGCCGGACGATCGTTTCGTCTACCTCTCCGACGTGCTGCCCACGGCCTGGCAGGCCGTCGAGTACGCGGCCGTGCCGAACGGCGGCTCGCTGCTCGTGCTCGGTCTCGGCCCGATCGGCGACATGAGCACCCGGATCGCCCGGCACCGGGGGACCGAGAACGTGATCGGTGTCGACCTGGTGCCGGAGCGGCTGGAACGGGCCCGCGCCCGCGGGATCACCGTGCTCGACCTGACCGATCACGGCCGGGACCTCGTCGACCACGTCCGCGAGCTCACCGGCGGGCGCGGGGCGGACGCGGTGATCGACGCGGTCGGGATGGAGGCGCACGGCTCGCCCATCGGGAAGCTCGCGCACCAGCTGACCGGCCTGCTGCCCGACGCCGTGGCCGCGAAGCTGATGGAGACCGCGGGCGCGGACCGGCTGAACGCCCTCTACTCCGCGATCGAGCTGGTGCGCCGCGGTGGCACGATCTCGCTCAGCGGGGTGTACGGCGGCATGGCCGACCCGCTGCCGATGCTCACCCTGTTCGACAAGCAGATCCAGCTGCGCATGGGGCAGGCCAACGTGCACCGCTGGGTGCCCGAGATCCTCCCGCTGCTCGTCGAGGGCGACCCGCTCGGCGTGGACGGCTTCGCCACCCACCACCTGCCGCTCGACGCCGCGCCCGAGGCCTACGCCACGTTCCAGGCCAAGAAGGACGGGATGGTGAAGACGCTGCTGCAGCCTGCGGCGGCCGGCGAACGTTCGTGA